GCGACGTCCTGGCAAATTGCGATGACGTGTGCTCTCTTGTTGGCGTATCGTCCAGTTAGTTTATCTCCTGCATGAGACGAAATTACGGACCATGACGTATCAAACAACTCATTCGTGAAGGCGTCATGGTCGATCTTCGAAAGCTGCGTCTCATTGAAGGCAAATGTTCCAAGCACGCGCGAAGTTGCGACAAACGCAGTTATATGACGCCAATTTTTCAAGAATCTCGAGTTTGAGGGCCTTCCATGTGGACGAAGTCCTTCGAGGACCTCGTCCGTACGTCTCATTATTTTGACGACACTTGGCCACACCAACAGCGGTTTGTTTGCCGAGAATATCCGTTCATATGAGTCATCAGACCGCATGAATTTGGTCCGGAGTGTGGTTGCAGTGGTGGGGGATTTTAGAATCAGGGAGACAAACCCCGCAGCAAGGTACATCGGCGTGACCAGTTCTGAGGCGGCGCGCCCTTGGTTTTTGTAATAATTAGTGCGGCGTTCGTAGAAGATGCCATGTTGGAGTAAGACGTCCTCAATGTCCCGCTGAATTTTGTCTGTAGCGTGAAGAGATGAAAGCTCAACAGACGTCTGGTTATTCGTGGCGCGGATGATCGAGTCGCGTACGGCGGGGTCAGTGGAAACAACCACTTTTACGAGCACAGCGCGGCCAGAGGGGTCATCACCACCGTTGCGAAAATGGCGATAGATTGATTCAGTCGTTTGCAGACCATTAACAATTTGCACTCCTTCAAGCTGAATTGACTTGCCTGTGACACTCGCAGAATTTGCAAGAATTGTGACGCCGTTATTTAGCCACCAAAAGTCGGGCGAGTCTGGAATGTTGAGCGTATCGCGAATGTCCTCGTTAACGCGATTGAGGCCCATGAAGGCACGCACGTTGGAGTCGAAGAGGTACCGTCGCAGTTTCTTTTCTTCATCAATAACGAACTCGTAGTAGTCCGACAGGGTGCATAGGATGATGTAACGTTCACCTCGGGTTAAAGCCTCAAGAAAAGGAAGCTCGATGGAAAACGTTCGCACTTTCCGGTAAGTATCGAGCAATTCTCTTGCACCAGCGAAAACGAAAGATGCTTCGCAATTGCCAAACAGTTCATTTGCTGTTGACCTGATTTGGTCTGCTCTTGCCGAGATTGAATCTCCAACTTGCGTCGTGTCCCCTCTGGATGCGTAGACAAAGGAAATGCGAAACTGTTGCAGTCGGGGAGATACCTTGCGGTATGCGAGCCTTAGATGCGTACGCTTGATAAGAAGCTGCTCTGAATAGGCGCCCTTGAGTTCTTCGTTGCTCAAGCCAAGGTCGAGCAGTTCGTTAACACTAGCAGCCAAATTGTCGAGCGGTTGTTGCAGAAACGTGTCATGATGTTTGCATGTGATGATCCACACTTCGAGTTCGCAGCCACTTCGAGGCCAGACGAATGAATCGACGTCGATCAAGGGATGGCCATTTACAAGGATGAAGAAACCATCGATTCCGCCGTCGTTTCTGCCGTCCACCGAGCCGGCTTTAATTTCATCGTCCGAAAGGTCGGCATCGCGAAGCAGTTGTTCAAACGCGAAATATTCGAACGCCTCATCCCGTCTATCGCTGGGTACGCGTCCCGCAACGCGATCGTCGAGTATACCGTCGAGCAATAGTGCGTCATTCTTCGCCATTTAGTCCTCTAGCTGATGCCGTCTAACGACGGCGTTGATTGGGCCGCCACCAAAAACCTAAGATTTAAAAACCCGCGTCATGGGCAGCGCCCGTTTACCGCTTCGATCGCCTTTGGATTTTAGATCCGATGTCCCGCGAGACGGAATTCGCCGACGGTCGAGTATGACATGTCGTGCATGCTTATAGGAGCGTCAAAAAAACAGTTGTCCTAACGTCACTGTGACCAATTGGTTCTTCTACCGTGAGGAAGTCATAG
Above is a genomic segment from Bremerella sp. JC817 containing:
- a CDS encoding AIPR family protein — protein: MAKNDALLLDGILDDRVAGRVPSDRRDEAFEYFAFEQLLRDADLSDDEIKAGSVDGRNDGGIDGFFILVNGHPLIDVDSFVWPRSGCELEVWIITCKHHDTFLQQPLDNLAASVNELLDLGLSNEELKGAYSEQLLIKRTHLRLAYRKVSPRLQQFRISFVYASRGDTTQVGDSISARADQIRSTANELFGNCEASFVFAGARELLDTYRKVRTFSIELPFLEALTRGERYIILCTLSDYYEFVIDEEKKLRRYLFDSNVRAFMGLNRVNEDIRDTLNIPDSPDFWWLNNGVTILANSASVTGKSIQLEGVQIVNGLQTTESIYRHFRNGGDDPSGRAVLVKVVVSTDPAVRDSIIRATNNQTSVELSSLHATDKIQRDIEDVLLQHGIFYERRTNYYKNQGRAASELVTPMYLAAGFVSLILKSPTTATTLRTKFMRSDDSYERIFSANKPLLVWPSVVKIMRRTDEVLEGLRPHGRPSNSRFLKNWRHITAFVATSRVLGTFAFNETQLSKIDHDAFTNELFDTSWSVISSHAGDKLTGRYANKRAHVIAICQDVAEKYSIDAIQAVERKTVFAEAPRKRRPLTAEFIAKVDAALPEQPWPPGIHRIVANILGCSPSEAYDATQQLIDEGKRHSQKDGVVYSQDGTVIAVDESRIATE